One Musa acuminata AAA Group cultivar baxijiao unplaced genomic scaffold, Cavendish_Baxijiao_AAA HiC_scaffold_1058, whole genome shotgun sequence genomic window carries:
- the LOC135665998 gene encoding two-component response regulator-like APRR3 isoform X3 has protein sequence MEAGARGDEGEMTGVAPGDGGGPERGSTAAAGPSSERQVIRWERFLPRRSLRVLLVEHDDSTRHIVAALLRKCSYHVAAVADGLKAWAVLKLKCYKFDLVLTEVEMPSLSGIGLLSKIMAAEECKNIPVIMMSSQDSIGVVLKCMLKGAVDFLVKPVRKNELRNLWQHVWRRHCSNNATNASDNNAASNHVSVNAGDGSKTGENSDEDDAQSSGSKPEAQSKSVQKHIEILQSVEENRESEPKAEQLNDGTIIVANQLKNYKDKTSGPTVQVNHSVQSTILAEQREDKNFWCNRSICKEQKQECVRLQKDEDFDPKPYHQPDATNESFQNMIEFIEPTTSRRCVPASMERAASMEDIPCEASTCSHGKCISDFGSSQLLELSLRRPQLDGCVNLEFKEKHVLNHSNASAFSRYSDKKMQHSSQTPVLTSLCIGTKESVEETQQRANLYNSSFSETCHALSSKEMLTSDRSKAIEAAIYFQISSDSNKEDGGILSSHPIHDDASHPQYNFLSLPVPVGAIPYQRLSTRFGATVQPLFLHPNNSTSSEKRMVQDSSVQYIHHESQIMNNTQQLEYHGHEDYHQFSYSRHHAETELGGPGDSSCIPSEQAIQSASSSLDIYNDCGTNDCDKTTEAPASTFNAIESGNESGVQNSGRKGLDCHLSPREAALIKFRLKRKDRCFEKKVRYQSRQKLAEQRPRVKGQFVRQKVIDSTTAAEAED, from the exons ATGGAGGCCGGCGCAAGGGGGGACGAAGGGGAGATGACGGGGGTCGCGCCGGGAGACGGCGGAGGACCGGAGAGGGGGAGCACTGCAGCCGCCGGCCCCAGTTCCGAGCGGCAGGTGATCCGGTGGGAGCGGTTCCTGCCCCGGAGATCCCTTCGGGTCCTCCTCGTCGAGCACGACGACTCCACCCGGCACATCGTCGCCGCCCTGCTCCGCAAATGCAGCTACCACG TTGCGGCCGTCGCGGATGGGCTCAAGGCGTGGGCGGTCTTGAAGTTGAAGTGCTACAAGTTCGATCTTGTGCTCACCGAGGTGGAGATGCCTTCGCTGTCCGGGATTGGGCTCCTCTCCAAGATTATGGCTGCCGAGGAGTGCAAGAACATTCCAGTGATCA TGATGTCTTCTCAAGATTCCATTGGTGTAGTGCTCAAATGCATGCTAAAGGGTGCTGTAGATTTTCTGGTGAAACCAGTGAGGAAGAATGAGCTACGGAACTTATGGCAGCATGTTTGGAGGAGACATTGT TCAAATAATGCTACAAATGCCTCCGACAATAATGCTGCTAGCAATCATGTGAGTGTCAATGCTGGTGATGGATCCAAGACTGGGGAAAACAGTGATGAGGATGATGCTCAG AGTTCTGGCAGTAAGCCAGAGGCTCAGAGCAAAAGTGTGCAAAAGCATATAGAAATTCTTCAATCTGTGGAGGAGAACAGGGAATCTGAACCAAAAGCAGAGCAGCTCAATGATGGTACAATAATAGTGGCAAATCAATTGAAGAACTATAAAG ATAAGACTTCTGGACCTACAGTCCAAGTAAATCATTCAGTTCAAAGTACTATCTTAGCTGAGCAAAGGGAGGATAAGAATTTTTGGTGTAATAGATCCATATGTAAGGAGCAAAAACAGGAGTGTGTGAGGTTGCAAAAGGATGAGGACTTTGATCCTAAACCATATCATCAGCCTGatgctacaaatgaatctttccaGAACATGATAGAGTTTATTGAGCCAACAACTAGCAGAAGATGTGTTCCTGCATCTATGGAAAGGGCTGCTTCTATGGAAGATATACCATGTGAAGCTTCAACATGCTCTCATGGAAAATGTATATCTGACTTTGGTTCTTCCCAGCTACTTGAACTTTCCTTGAGAAGACCACAACTTGATGGCTGTGTGAATCTGGAGTTCAAAGAAAAGCATGTACTGAACCATTCTAATGCCTCTGCTTTTTCAAG GTACAGTGATAAGAAGATGCAGCATTCTTCTCAAACGCCAGTTTTAACTTCTTTATGCATTGGCACCAAGGAATCTGTTGAAGAAACCCAGCAACGTGCCAACCTATACAATAGCTCTTTTAGTGAAACATGTCATGCCCTATCTTCTAAAGAAATGCTGACATCTGATCGGAGTAAAGCAATTGAAGCTGccatttattttcaaatttctTCTGATAGCAACAAGGAGGATGGTGGCATTTTATCTTCTCATCCGATACATGATGATGCTTCACACCCTCAATATAACTTTTTGTCATTGCCAGTACCTGTTGGAGCAATTCCTTACCAGAGGTTGTCAACCAGATTTGGTGCTACTGTGCAACCACTGTTCTTACATCCAAACAATTCAACTTCCTCAGAGAAAAGAATGGTTCAGGATAGTTCTGTACAATATATTCACCACGAAAGTCAGATTATGAATAATACTCAGCAACTTGAATATCACGGCCATGAAGATTATCATCAATTCAGCTACTCTAGACATCATGCTGAGACAGAATTAGGGGGTCCAGGAGATTCCTCATGCATTCCCTCCGAACAAGCCATTCAAAGTGCCAGCTCTAGCCTAGATATTTACAACGATTGTGGAACAAATGATTGCGACAAAACAACAGAAGCTCCTGCAAGCACCTTTAATGCTATAGAAAGTGGAAATGAGAGTGGTGTCCAGAACTCTGGCAGGAAAGGTTTGGATTGTCATCTTTCTCCCCGAGAAGCTGCATTAATAAAATTCCGTTTAAAAAGAAAAG
- the LOC135665998 gene encoding two-component response regulator-like APRR3 isoform X1 codes for MEAGARGDEGEMTGVAPGDGGGPERGSTAAAGPSSERQVIRWERFLPRRSLRVLLVEHDDSTRHIVAALLRKCSYHVAAVADGLKAWAVLKLKCYKFDLVLTEVEMPSLSGIGLLSKIMAAEECKNIPVIMMSSQDSIGVVLKCMLKGAVDFLVKPVRKNELRNLWQHVWRRHCSNNATNASDNNAASNHVSVNAGDGSKTGENSDEDDAQSSGSKPEAQSKSVQKHIEILQSVEENRESEPKAEQLNDGTIIVANQLKNYKGHEARDKTSGPTVQVNHSVQSTILAEQREDKNFWCNRSICKEQKQECVRLQKDEDFDPKPYHQPDATNESFQNMIEFIEPTTSRRCVPASMERAASMEDIPCEASTCSHGKCISDFGSSQLLELSLRRPQLDGCVNLEFKEKHVLNHSNASAFSRYSDKKMQHSSQTPVLTSLCIGTKESVEETQQRANLYNSSFSETCHALSSKEMLTSDRSKAIEAAIYFQISSDSNKEDGGILSSHPIHDDASHPQYNFLSLPVPVGAIPYQRLSTRFGATVQPLFLHPNNSTSSEKRMVQDSSVQYIHHESQIMNNTQQLEYHGHEDYHQFSYSRHHAETELGGPGDSSCIPSEQAIQSASSSLDIYNDCGTNDCDKTTEAPASTFNAIESGNESGVQNSGRKGLDCHLSPREAALIKFRLKRKDRCFEKKVRYQSRQKLAEQRPRVKGQFVRQKVIDSTTAAEAED; via the exons ATGGAGGCCGGCGCAAGGGGGGACGAAGGGGAGATGACGGGGGTCGCGCCGGGAGACGGCGGAGGACCGGAGAGGGGGAGCACTGCAGCCGCCGGCCCCAGTTCCGAGCGGCAGGTGATCCGGTGGGAGCGGTTCCTGCCCCGGAGATCCCTTCGGGTCCTCCTCGTCGAGCACGACGACTCCACCCGGCACATCGTCGCCGCCCTGCTCCGCAAATGCAGCTACCACG TTGCGGCCGTCGCGGATGGGCTCAAGGCGTGGGCGGTCTTGAAGTTGAAGTGCTACAAGTTCGATCTTGTGCTCACCGAGGTGGAGATGCCTTCGCTGTCCGGGATTGGGCTCCTCTCCAAGATTATGGCTGCCGAGGAGTGCAAGAACATTCCAGTGATCA TGATGTCTTCTCAAGATTCCATTGGTGTAGTGCTCAAATGCATGCTAAAGGGTGCTGTAGATTTTCTGGTGAAACCAGTGAGGAAGAATGAGCTACGGAACTTATGGCAGCATGTTTGGAGGAGACATTGT TCAAATAATGCTACAAATGCCTCCGACAATAATGCTGCTAGCAATCATGTGAGTGTCAATGCTGGTGATGGATCCAAGACTGGGGAAAACAGTGATGAGGATGATGCTCAG AGTTCTGGCAGTAAGCCAGAGGCTCAGAGCAAAAGTGTGCAAAAGCATATAGAAATTCTTCAATCTGTGGAGGAGAACAGGGAATCTGAACCAAAAGCAGAGCAGCTCAATGATGGTACAATAATAGTGGCAAATCAATTGAAGAACTATAAAGGTCATGAAGCCAGAG ATAAGACTTCTGGACCTACAGTCCAAGTAAATCATTCAGTTCAAAGTACTATCTTAGCTGAGCAAAGGGAGGATAAGAATTTTTGGTGTAATAGATCCATATGTAAGGAGCAAAAACAGGAGTGTGTGAGGTTGCAAAAGGATGAGGACTTTGATCCTAAACCATATCATCAGCCTGatgctacaaatgaatctttccaGAACATGATAGAGTTTATTGAGCCAACAACTAGCAGAAGATGTGTTCCTGCATCTATGGAAAGGGCTGCTTCTATGGAAGATATACCATGTGAAGCTTCAACATGCTCTCATGGAAAATGTATATCTGACTTTGGTTCTTCCCAGCTACTTGAACTTTCCTTGAGAAGACCACAACTTGATGGCTGTGTGAATCTGGAGTTCAAAGAAAAGCATGTACTGAACCATTCTAATGCCTCTGCTTTTTCAAG GTACAGTGATAAGAAGATGCAGCATTCTTCTCAAACGCCAGTTTTAACTTCTTTATGCATTGGCACCAAGGAATCTGTTGAAGAAACCCAGCAACGTGCCAACCTATACAATAGCTCTTTTAGTGAAACATGTCATGCCCTATCTTCTAAAGAAATGCTGACATCTGATCGGAGTAAAGCAATTGAAGCTGccatttattttcaaatttctTCTGATAGCAACAAGGAGGATGGTGGCATTTTATCTTCTCATCCGATACATGATGATGCTTCACACCCTCAATATAACTTTTTGTCATTGCCAGTACCTGTTGGAGCAATTCCTTACCAGAGGTTGTCAACCAGATTTGGTGCTACTGTGCAACCACTGTTCTTACATCCAAACAATTCAACTTCCTCAGAGAAAAGAATGGTTCAGGATAGTTCTGTACAATATATTCACCACGAAAGTCAGATTATGAATAATACTCAGCAACTTGAATATCACGGCCATGAAGATTATCATCAATTCAGCTACTCTAGACATCATGCTGAGACAGAATTAGGGGGTCCAGGAGATTCCTCATGCATTCCCTCCGAACAAGCCATTCAAAGTGCCAGCTCTAGCCTAGATATTTACAACGATTGTGGAACAAATGATTGCGACAAAACAACAGAAGCTCCTGCAAGCACCTTTAATGCTATAGAAAGTGGAAATGAGAGTGGTGTCCAGAACTCTGGCAGGAAAGGTTTGGATTGTCATCTTTCTCCCCGAGAAGCTGCATTAATAAAATTCCGTTTAAAAAGAAAAG
- the LOC135665998 gene encoding two-component response regulator-like APRR3 isoform X2, with translation MEAGARGDEGEMTGVAPGDGGGPERGSTAAAGPSSERQVIRWERFLPRRSLRVLLVEHDDSTRHIVAALLRKCSYHVAAVADGLKAWAVLKLKCYKFDLVLTEVEMPSLSGIGLLSKIMAAEECKNIPVIMMSSQDSIGVVLKCMLKGAVDFLVKPVRKNELRNLWQHVWRRHCSNNATNASDNNAASNHVSVNAGDGSKTGENSDEDDAQSSGSKPEAQSKSVQKHIEILQSVEENRESEPKAEQLNDGTIIVANQLKNYKGHEARDKTSGPTVQVNHSVQSTILAEQREDKNFWCNRSICKEQKQECVRLQKDEDFDPKPYHQPDATNESFQNMIEFIEPTTSRRCVPASMERAASMEDIPCEASTCSHGKCISDFGSSQLLELSLRRPQLDGCVNLEFKEKHVLNHSNASAFSSDKKMQHSSQTPVLTSLCIGTKESVEETQQRANLYNSSFSETCHALSSKEMLTSDRSKAIEAAIYFQISSDSNKEDGGILSSHPIHDDASHPQYNFLSLPVPVGAIPYQRLSTRFGATVQPLFLHPNNSTSSEKRMVQDSSVQYIHHESQIMNNTQQLEYHGHEDYHQFSYSRHHAETELGGPGDSSCIPSEQAIQSASSSLDIYNDCGTNDCDKTTEAPASTFNAIESGNESGVQNSGRKGLDCHLSPREAALIKFRLKRKDRCFEKKVRYQSRQKLAEQRPRVKGQFVRQKVIDSTTAAEAED, from the exons ATGGAGGCCGGCGCAAGGGGGGACGAAGGGGAGATGACGGGGGTCGCGCCGGGAGACGGCGGAGGACCGGAGAGGGGGAGCACTGCAGCCGCCGGCCCCAGTTCCGAGCGGCAGGTGATCCGGTGGGAGCGGTTCCTGCCCCGGAGATCCCTTCGGGTCCTCCTCGTCGAGCACGACGACTCCACCCGGCACATCGTCGCCGCCCTGCTCCGCAAATGCAGCTACCACG TTGCGGCCGTCGCGGATGGGCTCAAGGCGTGGGCGGTCTTGAAGTTGAAGTGCTACAAGTTCGATCTTGTGCTCACCGAGGTGGAGATGCCTTCGCTGTCCGGGATTGGGCTCCTCTCCAAGATTATGGCTGCCGAGGAGTGCAAGAACATTCCAGTGATCA TGATGTCTTCTCAAGATTCCATTGGTGTAGTGCTCAAATGCATGCTAAAGGGTGCTGTAGATTTTCTGGTGAAACCAGTGAGGAAGAATGAGCTACGGAACTTATGGCAGCATGTTTGGAGGAGACATTGT TCAAATAATGCTACAAATGCCTCCGACAATAATGCTGCTAGCAATCATGTGAGTGTCAATGCTGGTGATGGATCCAAGACTGGGGAAAACAGTGATGAGGATGATGCTCAG AGTTCTGGCAGTAAGCCAGAGGCTCAGAGCAAAAGTGTGCAAAAGCATATAGAAATTCTTCAATCTGTGGAGGAGAACAGGGAATCTGAACCAAAAGCAGAGCAGCTCAATGATGGTACAATAATAGTGGCAAATCAATTGAAGAACTATAAAGGTCATGAAGCCAGAG ATAAGACTTCTGGACCTACAGTCCAAGTAAATCATTCAGTTCAAAGTACTATCTTAGCTGAGCAAAGGGAGGATAAGAATTTTTGGTGTAATAGATCCATATGTAAGGAGCAAAAACAGGAGTGTGTGAGGTTGCAAAAGGATGAGGACTTTGATCCTAAACCATATCATCAGCCTGatgctacaaatgaatctttccaGAACATGATAGAGTTTATTGAGCCAACAACTAGCAGAAGATGTGTTCCTGCATCTATGGAAAGGGCTGCTTCTATGGAAGATATACCATGTGAAGCTTCAACATGCTCTCATGGAAAATGTATATCTGACTTTGGTTCTTCCCAGCTACTTGAACTTTCCTTGAGAAGACCACAACTTGATGGCTGTGTGAATCTGGAGTTCAAAGAAAAGCATGTACTGAACCATTCTAATGCCTCTGCTTTTTCAAG TGATAAGAAGATGCAGCATTCTTCTCAAACGCCAGTTTTAACTTCTTTATGCATTGGCACCAAGGAATCTGTTGAAGAAACCCAGCAACGTGCCAACCTATACAATAGCTCTTTTAGTGAAACATGTCATGCCCTATCTTCTAAAGAAATGCTGACATCTGATCGGAGTAAAGCAATTGAAGCTGccatttattttcaaatttctTCTGATAGCAACAAGGAGGATGGTGGCATTTTATCTTCTCATCCGATACATGATGATGCTTCACACCCTCAATATAACTTTTTGTCATTGCCAGTACCTGTTGGAGCAATTCCTTACCAGAGGTTGTCAACCAGATTTGGTGCTACTGTGCAACCACTGTTCTTACATCCAAACAATTCAACTTCCTCAGAGAAAAGAATGGTTCAGGATAGTTCTGTACAATATATTCACCACGAAAGTCAGATTATGAATAATACTCAGCAACTTGAATATCACGGCCATGAAGATTATCATCAATTCAGCTACTCTAGACATCATGCTGAGACAGAATTAGGGGGTCCAGGAGATTCCTCATGCATTCCCTCCGAACAAGCCATTCAAAGTGCCAGCTCTAGCCTAGATATTTACAACGATTGTGGAACAAATGATTGCGACAAAACAACAGAAGCTCCTGCAAGCACCTTTAATGCTATAGAAAGTGGAAATGAGAGTGGTGTCCAGAACTCTGGCAGGAAAGGTTTGGATTGTCATCTTTCTCCCCGAGAAGCTGCATTAATAAAATTCCGTTTAAAAAGAAAAG